From one Lysinibacillus sp. G4S2 genomic stretch:
- a CDS encoding sigma-70 family RNA polymerase sigma factor: protein MRCSAENFISRLQNQKEDALEYVIDHYSGFVHAIAYKILSGINKDSIDDCVNDVFLAIWQNAKQFKGEPEDFKKWIGMLTKYKAIDLFRKLEKQQAREKGDEGLLQKPDIKDTQQELLKKEQRNDLLLAISHLENIDRDIFMMKYYLQLTNTEIAEALHLSKAAVENRLYRGKKKLASTIQLKEAFI, encoded by the coding sequence ATGAGATGTTCAGCTGAAAATTTCATTAGCCGTTTACAAAATCAAAAAGAAGATGCGCTTGAATATGTAATTGACCATTATTCAGGCTTCGTCCATGCAATCGCTTATAAAATCCTTTCCGGCATCAATAAGGACTCTATTGATGACTGTGTTAATGATGTATTCCTAGCCATTTGGCAAAATGCAAAACAATTTAAAGGCGAACCAGAGGATTTCAAAAAATGGATAGGGATGCTGACAAAATATAAAGCCATAGATTTATTCCGTAAGCTTGAAAAACAACAGGCACGAGAGAAGGGGGACGAGGGGCTCTTGCAAAAGCCCGATATAAAAGATACACAGCAGGAGCTTTTGAAAAAGGAGCAAAGAAACGATTTACTATTAGCAATTAGTCACTTAGAAAATATTGATCGAGATATTTTCATGATGAAGTATTATTTGCAATTAACAAATACAGAGATAGCAGAAGCACTGCATTTATCAAAAGCCGCCGTAGAAAACCGGCTTTATCGAGGGAAGAAGAAACTAGCATCAACAATACAGTTGAAGGAGGCATTCATATGA
- a CDS encoding helix-turn-helix transcriptional regulator — protein MNLSQSLKNKREEHNFSQEDIAQKLNVSRQSVSKWENGNCYPDLDNLILLSELYNISLDELVKGDKNFQKKIVIQNTENKLQTTRWWVLIPIIGMLYGLLSMILNHF, from the coding sequence ATGAATTTATCTCAGAGTTTAAAAAATAAAAGAGAAGAGCACAATTTTTCACAAGAAGATATTGCTCAAAAATTAAATGTTTCTAGACAATCTGTTTCAAAATGGGAAAACGGAAACTGCTATCCGGATTTAGATAATCTTATTTTATTAAGTGAGCTATATAATATTTCGCTAGATGAATTGGTTAAGGGCGATAAAAATTTTCAAAAAAAAATTGTAATCCAAAATACTGAAAATAAACTTCAAACGACTAGATGGTGGGTTTTGATACCGATTATTGGTATGCTATACGGATTGCTTTCGATGATTTTGAATCATTTTTAA
- a CDS encoding PH domain-containing protein — translation MFKKIAADALGLSDIGVVITREDYDKADADDFILHEIDEKIYFLIKTKADEYCFTNRAIIHVDGESAMSKKRLLRRYDYSMHNISGVFLETAGTIDLDVEIKFTINNTPFSIDIHKRFINDIKDLYKALHAISYEQKQNAYKLEVAEKSLSIASSSIGRIGNDNVIPSASFEEITRFANNWMIDHKDKYKKEDFSHVFDLYINN, via the coding sequence ATGTTTAAAAAAATAGCAGCAGACGCACTTGGACTTTCAGATATTGGAGTAGTTATAACTCGTGAGGACTATGATAAGGCGGATGCAGATGACTTTATACTGCATGAAATTGACGAGAAAATTTATTTCTTAATTAAGACAAAAGCAGATGAGTATTGTTTTACAAATCGTGCAATTATTCATGTAGACGGTGAAAGCGCGATGAGCAAAAAGCGTTTACTGCGTCGTTATGACTACTCAATGCACAATATTAGTGGAGTGTTCCTTGAAACAGCAGGAACTATTGACCTTGATGTCGAAATTAAATTTACAATCAACAATACGCCATTTTCAATTGACATTCATAAACGTTTTATTAATGACATTAAAGATTTATATAAAGCGTTGCATGCCATTAGCTATGAGCAAAAGCAAAATGCATACAAGCTAGAGGTAGCAGAAAAGAGTTTATCGATTGCTTCTTCTTCCATTGGCCGTATCGGGAATGACAATGTCATACCATCTGCATCATTCGAGGAGATTACACGGTTTGCGAATAATTGGATGATTGACCATAAGGACAAATACAAGAAAGAAGATTTCTCACACGTTTTTGATTTATACATTAATAACTAA
- a CDS encoding DUF4179 domain-containing protein, producing MTKSYKEWLDLDVDQIEPIELSAQQKMKLKQTILKKQTTRKRMPKWVRHIAVAAIIGISMITTVNIAFPTLASQIPFMKNIASYFDNKSTMFENFDSYATEIGQVHSSNGLSMMIENAVYDGTSLTISFALETDTDLGDSPFIEGDFMDFKGAVGGGGSSRLEKIGDNKYIGLANVTPHFDKEAPDELEITWKPKAFLNTDKDTKVEGDWAFNFKVSKLAGELQLVNETVTNYDVTARFTALGKNDMSTVIHYEYEVVPEVLKKWPEVTVQFDQLRDNLGNTYVVNGNGAKSEDSGISYKSSATVQTIDPAATSITFVPNIYFSLGSGQGMEIKEMDSVTIPLK from the coding sequence ATGACAAAAAGTTATAAAGAGTGGCTGGATCTGGATGTGGATCAAATTGAACCAATCGAATTATCTGCACAGCAAAAAATGAAGCTTAAACAAACGATTTTAAAAAAGCAAACAACAAGGAAGCGTATGCCAAAATGGGTGCGTCATATAGCAGTAGCAGCAATAATTGGCATTAGTATGATAACGACCGTAAATATTGCTTTTCCAACACTTGCTTCACAAATTCCGTTTATGAAAAATATTGCTAGCTATTTTGATAATAAAAGCACAATGTTTGAGAATTTTGATAGTTATGCAACGGAAATTGGACAGGTTCATTCTAGTAATGGCTTATCTATGATGATAGAGAATGCTGTGTATGACGGTACCTCACTGACAATTTCTTTTGCACTTGAAACAGATACAGATTTAGGAGATTCTCCGTTTATAGAAGGAGACTTCATGGATTTCAAAGGAGCTGTTGGTGGTGGAGGAAGTAGCCGACTGGAAAAGATAGGTGATAATAAATATATCGGATTAGCAAATGTAACACCTCATTTCGATAAAGAGGCTCCAGATGAATTAGAAATAACGTGGAAACCAAAAGCTTTTCTCAACACGGATAAAGATACAAAAGTGGAAGGGGATTGGGCATTTAATTTTAAGGTTTCTAAGTTAGCAGGTGAGCTACAGCTAGTCAATGAAACTGTTACAAACTATGATGTCACAGCCCGATTTACAGCACTTGGAAAAAATGATATGTCTACTGTTATTCACTATGAATATGAAGTTGTCCCAGAGGTGCTAAAAAAGTGGCCAGAAGTAACAGTTCAATTTGATCAATTGCGAGACAATCTTGGCAATACCTATGTAGTAAACGGAAATGGAGCTAAAAGTGAGGACAGTGGCATTTCCTATAAATCGAGTGCTACTGTACAGACCATTGATCCAGCGGCTACATCGATTACATTTGTTCCTAATATCTATTTTTCCTTAGGCTCAGGGCAAGGTATGGAAATAAAAGAGATGGATTCTGTGACAATTCCATTAAAATAA